A genome region from Streptomyces antimycoticus includes the following:
- a CDS encoding ComF family protein, whose product MRGWWQEIADLVLPADCAGCGRPGGALCERCRGALRGSGARRVEPSPVPPGLPVVHAAVDYVDEARAVLLAHKERGALRLARPLGEALAGAVRAACPGPGPDPEHGSGPDSEPGAGSRRRAGAGSDRVSGVRPGTGSGACAGARPGYGSGARPCGGPLLLVPVPSARRAVGARGHDPARRIALAAAGVLRGGGRPARVPAVLRQRRRVSDQSGLDARQRRANVTGALGTVPGSGRLLAAGPVVLVDDLMTTGASLAEAARAVTAAGGLVIGAAVVAAPLMRINRN is encoded by the coding sequence ATGCGGGGCTGGTGGCAGGAGATCGCCGATCTGGTGCTGCCGGCCGACTGTGCCGGATGCGGTCGGCCGGGCGGCGCGTTGTGTGAGCGTTGTCGTGGGGCGCTGCGCGGGTCCGGGGCGCGCCGGGTGGAGCCGAGCCCGGTGCCGCCGGGGCTGCCGGTGGTCCATGCGGCGGTGGATTACGTGGACGAGGCGCGGGCGGTGCTGCTCGCGCACAAGGAGCGCGGAGCGCTCCGGCTGGCGCGGCCGCTGGGCGAGGCGCTGGCGGGGGCGGTGCGGGCGGCCTGTCCCGGGCCGGGGCCTGATCCAGAGCACGGCTCAGGGCCCGACTCGGAGCCCGGTGCGGGGTCCCGAAGGCGGGCGGGCGCGGGATCGGACCGGGTATCCGGGGTGAGACCGGGTACTGGATCGGGAGCGTGTGCCGGGGCGAGACCCGGGTACGGATCCGGGGCGAGACCCTGCGGGGGTCCGCTGCTGCTGGTGCCGGTGCCATCGGCCCGGCGTGCGGTGGGCGCCCGGGGGCATGACCCGGCCCGGCGGATCGCGCTCGCCGCGGCGGGCGTGCTGCGGGGTGGCGGGCGTCCGGCGAGGGTCCCGGCGGTGCTGCGTCAGCGGCGCCGGGTGAGCGACCAGTCGGGGCTGGACGCACGGCAGCGGCGGGCGAATGTGACGGGGGCGCTGGGGACGGTCCCCGGCAGCGGCCGGCTGCTGGCGGCAGGCCCGGTCGTACTGGTGGACGACCTGATGACGACGGGGGCCTCGCTCGCGGAGGCGGCGCGGGCGGTGACGGCGGCCGGCGGGCTGGTCATCGGCGCGGCCGTGGTGGCCGCACCCCTGATGCGTATCAACCGGAACTGA
- a CDS encoding GNAT family N-acetyltransferase — MEPVTLTTERLILRPFRPIDTDAVFAACQDPDIQRWTAVPSPYERTHAEDFTSRLCPENWRDDVTYDFAVVTKSDGTLVGAMGLVRLAHLRTLKHQAELGYWTVREHRRRGYTDEAARAVIEWAFTRLGVERLEWSSEAGNEGSRAVALGVGFRMEGTDRARIVHQGTRRDAWRGALLPSDWGLPSTTPYLPSKASETSNAPQASEAPGRASTAPSAV; from the coding sequence ATGGAGCCTGTCACCCTCACCACCGAGCGTCTGATCCTGCGCCCCTTTCGGCCCATCGACACGGACGCGGTCTTCGCAGCTTGTCAGGACCCGGACATCCAGCGATGGACCGCTGTGCCCTCCCCGTACGAACGTACGCACGCGGAGGACTTCACCAGCCGGCTCTGCCCGGAGAACTGGCGCGACGACGTGACCTACGACTTCGCGGTGGTCACCAAGAGTGACGGCACCCTCGTCGGCGCCATGGGCCTGGTGCGGCTGGCCCATCTGCGCACCCTCAAGCACCAGGCCGAGCTGGGCTACTGGACGGTCCGGGAGCACCGGCGGCGCGGCTATACGGACGAGGCGGCGCGGGCCGTGATCGAGTGGGCGTTCACCCGGCTCGGGGTGGAGCGCCTGGAGTGGAGCAGCGAGGCCGGGAACGAGGGCTCGCGGGCGGTCGCCCTCGGGGTGGGCTTCCGGATGGAGGGGACGGACCGCGCCCGGATCGTCCACCAGGGGACGCGGCGGGACGCCTGGCGGGGCGCGCTGCTGCCCTCCGACTGGGGGCTGCCGTCGACGACGCCGTACCTGCCCTCCAAGGCGTCGGAGACGTCCAACGCACCTCAGGCTTCCGAGGCGCCCGGCCGGGCGTCCACAGCGCCGTCAGCGGTCTGA
- the hpf gene encoding ribosome hibernation-promoting factor, HPF/YfiA family codes for MDIVVKGRKTEVPERFRKHVAEKLKLDKIQKLDGKVISLDVEVSKEHNPRQSDRADRVEITLRSRGPVIRAEAAAADPYAALDLAASKLEARMRKQHDKRHTRRGNGRIPASDVAVTVPNAARINGHGDIAPQRTTETVPTTRMGPLEVQGEGPLVVREKTHAAAPMTLDQALYEMELVGHDFYLFVDSDTNQPSVVYRRHGYDYGVIHLQPEAFVGEAPGGAGGALGG; via the coding sequence GTGGACATCGTCGTCAAGGGCCGTAAAACTGAGGTGCCCGAGCGGTTCCGGAAGCACGTGGCCGAGAAGCTGAAGCTGGATAAGATCCAGAAGCTCGACGGCAAGGTGATCAGCCTCGACGTCGAGGTGTCCAAGGAGCACAACCCGCGGCAGTCCGACCGCGCCGACCGAGTGGAGATCACGCTCCGCTCGCGCGGCCCGGTGATCCGGGCGGAGGCCGCCGCGGCCGATCCGTACGCAGCGCTGGACCTGGCGGCCAGCAAGCTGGAAGCACGGATGCGCAAGCAGCACGACAAGCGCCATACGCGCCGTGGAAACGGTCGCATTCCGGCCAGCGATGTGGCTGTCACCGTGCCCAACGCGGCCCGTATCAACGGGCATGGCGATATCGCTCCCCAGCGCACGACGGAGACCGTCCCCACCACCCGGATGGGCCCCCTGGAAGTCCAGGGCGAGGGCCCCTTGGTGGTCCGGGAGAAGACCCACGCCGCGGCTCCGATGACCCTCGACCAGGCTCTCTACGAGATGGAGCTGGTCGGGCACGACTTCTATTTGTTCGTCGACTCCGACACCAACCAGCCCAGCGTCGTCTACCGGCGGCATGGTTATGACTACGGGGTGATTCATCTTCAGCCGGAAGCGTTCGTCGGAGAGGCACCCGGCGGCGCCGGTGGCGCACTCGGCGGCTGA
- a CDS encoding response regulator translates to MADSFGPVSDAGEHHGVGPDGGEPRGEPRKEPIRVLVVDDHALFRRGLEIVLAQEEDIQVIGEAGDGAEAVDKAADLLPDIVLMDVRMPKRGGIEACTAIKEVAPSAKIIMLTISDEEADLYDAIKAGATGYLLKEISTDEVSTAIRAVADGQSQISPSMAAKLLTEFKSMIQRTDERRLVPAPRLTDRELEVLKLVATGMNNRDIAKELFISENTVKNHVRNILEKLQLHSRMEAVVYAMREKILEIR, encoded by the coding sequence ATGGCGGACAGCTTCGGGCCCGTGTCCGACGCCGGGGAACACCATGGCGTCGGTCCGGACGGGGGCGAGCCGCGCGGCGAACCGCGCAAGGAGCCGATTCGGGTCCTCGTCGTGGACGACCACGCGCTCTTCCGGCGTGGGTTGGAGATCGTCCTCGCCCAGGAGGAGGACATCCAGGTCATCGGCGAGGCGGGGGACGGGGCCGAGGCCGTGGACAAGGCGGCGGATCTGCTGCCGGACATCGTCCTGATGGATGTGCGGATGCCCAAGCGCGGGGGGATCGAGGCCTGCACCGCCATCAAGGAGGTGGCACCCAGCGCCAAGATCATCATGCTGACGATCAGCGATGAGGAAGCCGATCTCTACGACGCGATCAAAGCGGGGGCCACGGGCTATCTGCTGAAGGAGATCTCGACCGACGAGGTCTCGACCGCCATCCGGGCGGTGGCGGACGGCCAGTCGCAGATCAGCCCGTCGATGGCGGCCAAGCTGCTGACCGAGTTCAAGTCGATGATCCAGCGCACCGATGAGCGGCGGCTGGTGCCCGCGCCCCGGCTCACCGACCGGGAGCTGGAGGTGCTCAAGCTGGTGGCGACCGGAATGAACAACCGGGATATCGCCAAGGAGCTGTTCATCAGCGAGAACACCGTGAAGAACCACGTGCGCAACATTCTGGAGAAATTGCAGCTGCACTCCAGGATGGAGGCCGTGGTCTATGCGATGCGGGAGAAGATCCTCGAGATCAGGTGA